From a region of the Verrucomicrobiia bacterium genome:
- a CDS encoding response regulator transcription factor produces MSRILIIEDELPMRRGLEDCLAAEGYRVFSAADGEAGLQRALAEQPDLILLDIMMPRLDGFAVAAELRRLGRTTPILMLTAKGQIEDRVNGLDAGADDYLVKPFSIEELLARVRALLRRVPKPGQVATKLAFGDIVVDLARQTATRGKRELHLTPKEFAMLRLLSATPGEPVSRERFLDVVWGYAAFPTTRTVDNHIASLRRKLEKNPDDPRWLKTVHGVGYKLEA; encoded by the coding sequence ATGTCGCGCATCCTGATCATCGAAGACGAATTGCCCATGCGGCGCGGGCTGGAGGATTGCCTCGCCGCCGAAGGTTATCGCGTGTTCAGCGCCGCCGACGGCGAAGCCGGATTGCAACGTGCGCTCGCCGAACAGCCCGACCTCATCCTCCTCGACATCATGATGCCGCGGCTTGACGGATTCGCGGTCGCCGCGGAACTGCGCCGGCTCGGACGCACCACACCCATCCTCATGCTCACCGCGAAGGGACAAATCGAAGACCGTGTCAACGGCCTCGATGCGGGCGCGGATGATTACCTCGTGAAACCGTTCAGCATCGAGGAACTGCTGGCGCGCGTTCGGGCCTTGCTGCGCCGTGTGCCAAAGCCCGGTCAAGTCGCAACGAAGCTGGCCTTCGGCGACATCGTGGTGGACCTCGCACGGCAGACGGCGACGCGTGGCAAACGCGAATTGCATCTCACACCGAAGGAATTCGCCATGCTGCGTTTATTGTCCGCCACCCCAGGGGAGCCGGTGTCACGCGAGCGGTTCTTGGATGTGGTCTGGGGCTACGCCGCGTTCCCCACGACGCGCACGGTGGATAATCATATCGCCAGCCTGCGCCGCAAGCTGGAGAAAAATCCCGACGACCCGCGCTGGTTGAAGACGGTGCATGGCGTGGGCTACAAGCTGGAGGCATGA